A region of Allocoleopsis franciscana PCC 7113 DNA encodes the following proteins:
- the purS gene encoding phosphoribosylformylglycinamidine synthase subunit PurS, protein MIHKYQAHIYVTLRPSVLDPAGVAVESGLKQLGYDNVEQVRIGKYIDLMISAANEETARQQLDSICDQLLANPVIENYRFDLVEVAALMGASS, encoded by the coding sequence GTGATTCACAAATATCAAGCGCACATTTATGTTACCCTCCGACCTTCAGTATTAGATCCAGCCGGAGTGGCGGTGGAGTCGGGACTGAAGCAACTGGGTTACGACAACGTGGAGCAGGTACGAATTGGCAAGTATATTGATTTGATGATAAGCGCTGCCAATGAAGAAACAGCACGGCAGCAACTTGACAGCATCTGCGATCAACTTTTGGCCAATCCAGTGATTGAAAATTATCGGTTTGATTTGGTTGAGGTAGCGGCACTAATGGGGGCGTCGTCATGA
- a CDS encoding roadblock/LC7 domain-containing protein, with translation MAINTQKLGNVLQNFVSITSNVQGAAMVTTDGLPLASCLPGSMDEERVSAMSAAMLSLGERIGRELGRGEMDRVYIHGQEGFSILTSCGADAVFLVLADKEAKQGVLMLEIKRALTELMLILS, from the coding sequence ATGGCAATCAATACGCAAAAACTGGGCAATGTTCTGCAAAATTTTGTTTCAATAACCTCTAATGTTCAAGGGGCAGCAATGGTTACCACAGACGGCTTACCCCTGGCTTCCTGTTTGCCCGGTAGTATGGATGAGGAAAGGGTTTCGGCGATGTCTGCCGCCATGTTGTCTTTGGGTGAACGTATTGGTCGAGAACTGGGTAGAGGTGAGATGGATCGCGTCTATATTCACGGTCAAGAAGGCTTTAGCATTTTGACAAGTTGTGGTGCGGATGCAGTCTTTCTTGTCCTAGCAGATAAGGAAGCAAAGCAAGGGGTTTTGATGTTAGAAATTAAGCGAGCTCTTACTGAGCTGATGCTGATTTTAAGTTAG
- the adhE gene encoding bifunctional acetaldehyde-CoA/alcohol dehydrogenase, giving the protein MQTQISVTNIQELEDLIQRVKVAQEKYATYTQEQVDQIFKKAALAANAARIPLAKLAATETGMGIIEDKVIKNHFASEIIYNKYKQEKTCGVIEEDQSFGFQKIAEPVGILAGIVPTTNPTSTAIFKALLALKTRNGIIFSPHPRAKQSTSEAAKIVLKAAVEAGAPEDIIGWIDEPTVPLSQALMQHHDIKLILATGGPAMVKAAYSSGHPSLGVGAGNTPAVIDETAHIKMAVSSILLSKTFDNGMICASEQSVIVVDEVYDTVREEFIERGAYLLTPEEREKLGRKIIVDGRLNAEIVGQPVERLAELAEISIPANTRVLIGEVEDINTNEPFAYEKLSPILAMYRAPNFQEAVDKAKKLVEFGGMGHTAVLYTAPSNKEHINYYESQVETARVLINTPASQGAIGDLYNFRLDPSLTLGCGTWGGNSISGNVGPQHLLNVKTVSERRENMLWFRIPPKVYFKYGCLPTALRELVGKKRAFIITDKPLYELGVTRPVEEILDDIGLKYDTFYDVEPDPSLGTVKKGLSLMNTFNPDVIISIGGGSPMDAAKVMWLMYEHPEIEFEGLAMRFMDIRKRVYELPALGEKAMMVAIPTTSGTGSEVTPFAVVTDERTGIKYPLADYALTPNMAIIDPELVMNMPKKLTAYGGIDALTHALEAYVSVFASEFTNGQALEAIRLLFKYLPSAYQNGAKDPKAREKVHYGATMAGMAFANAFLGVCHSMAHKLGSTFHVPHGLANALMISHVIRYNATDIPFKQAIFPQYKYPNAKWRYARIADYLNLGGNTEEEKVEKLVDAIEELKRQLDIPLTIKEVLSDDDKAFYEGVEEMADQAFDDQCTGANPRYPLIRDLKELYTLAYRGCPIGAGLYHPEVNPSNATVVTATGGDVEESIAATV; this is encoded by the coding sequence ATGCAAACTCAAATAAGCGTCACCAACATCCAAGAACTAGAAGACCTGATTCAACGGGTAAAAGTGGCTCAAGAGAAATATGCCACTTACACCCAAGAACAGGTAGACCAAATCTTCAAGAAAGCGGCGCTAGCAGCAAACGCAGCAAGAATCCCGCTGGCTAAGCTGGCTGCTACCGAAACGGGTATGGGAATTATCGAAGATAAGGTGATTAAGAACCACTTTGCTTCGGAAATTATTTACAACAAGTACAAGCAAGAAAAAACCTGCGGTGTTATCGAAGAAGACCAATCCTTTGGGTTCCAAAAAATTGCTGAACCCGTAGGGATTCTGGCTGGAATTGTCCCCACAACGAACCCAACTTCCACAGCCATTTTTAAAGCCCTGCTGGCTCTCAAAACTCGGAATGGAATTATCTTCTCTCCTCACCCCAGAGCAAAGCAATCCACCAGTGAAGCGGCGAAAATTGTTTTAAAAGCAGCAGTGGAAGCCGGCGCACCGGAAGACATTATCGGTTGGATTGATGAACCAACGGTGCCATTATCTCAAGCGCTGATGCAGCATCATGACATCAAGCTGATTCTCGCTACCGGTGGCCCTGCAATGGTCAAAGCCGCCTATTCTTCAGGTCACCCTTCTTTGGGAGTCGGTGCCGGGAATACTCCAGCGGTTATTGATGAAACGGCTCATATTAAAATGGCAGTCTCATCAATTTTGCTGAGTAAAACCTTTGATAATGGCATGATTTGTGCCAGCGAACAATCGGTGATTGTTGTCGATGAGGTTTATGATACCGTCAGGGAAGAATTTATTGAGCGCGGTGCTTACTTGCTAACACCAGAAGAGAGGGAAAAGCTGGGGCGTAAGATTATTGTCGATGGGCGTTTGAATGCTGAAATTGTAGGCCAACCCGTAGAAAGGTTAGCGGAATTAGCAGAGATTTCCATACCCGCCAATACCAGAGTCCTGATTGGTGAAGTTGAAGACATCAACACCAACGAACCCTTCGCTTACGAGAAATTGTCTCCCATCCTGGCAATGTATCGTGCACCTAACTTTCAGGAAGCGGTAGATAAAGCAAAGAAGTTGGTTGAGTTTGGGGGGATGGGTCATACCGCCGTACTCTACACCGCACCCTCCAACAAAGAACACATCAACTATTATGAATCCCAGGTAGAAACGGCACGAGTCCTGATTAATACGCCCGCATCTCAAGGGGCGATTGGTGACCTTTATAACTTCCGGCTTGACCCCTCTTTAACGTTAGGTTGTGGGACTTGGGGTGGCAACTCAATTAGTGGTAATGTTGGCCCGCAACACCTGCTGAATGTTAAGACGGTATCGGAACGGCGGGAGAATATGCTCTGGTTTCGGATTCCGCCGAAGGTGTACTTTAAGTATGGCTGTTTGCCCACCGCCTTACGCGAGTTAGTTGGGAAGAAACGGGCATTTATCATTACGGATAAACCCTTATATGAGTTGGGAGTCACCCGTCCGGTTGAAGAGATTTTGGATGATATCGGGCTGAAATACGATACCTTCTATGATGTTGAACCTGACCCATCCTTAGGAACAGTTAAGAAGGGATTGAGTTTGATGAATACCTTCAATCCTGATGTGATTATCTCAATTGGTGGCGGTTCACCAATGGATGCCGCGAAGGTGATGTGGCTGATGTACGAGCATCCAGAGATAGAATTTGAAGGGTTGGCGATGCGGTTTATGGATATCCGCAAGCGGGTTTATGAACTGCCGGCGCTGGGTGAGAAAGCGATGATGGTGGCAATTCCGACGACATCGGGAACGGGTTCGGAAGTGACGCCGTTTGCTGTGGTTACCGATGAACGCACGGGGATTAAGTACCCACTCGCTGATTATGCCCTAACTCCAAATATGGCGATCATAGACCCGGAGTTGGTGATGAATATGCCGAAGAAACTCACGGCTTACGGGGGTATTGATGCCTTAACTCACGCGCTGGAAGCTTATGTTTCGGTGTTTGCTTCAGAGTTTACCAACGGACAAGCATTAGAGGCCATTCGGTTACTATTTAAGTATCTGCCGAGTGCTTACCAAAACGGGGCAAAAGACCCGAAGGCACGGGAGAAGGTACATTACGGTGCAACGATGGCGGGGATGGCATTTGCTAATGCTTTCCTGGGTGTTTGTCACTCAATGGCGCACAAATTGGGTTCTACTTTCCATGTCCCCCACGGTTTAGCGAATGCGCTGATGATTTCCCATGTCATCCGCTACAACGCGACGGATATACCATTTAAGCAAGCGATTTTCCCACAATATAAGTATCCGAATGCCAAATGGCGCTATGCTCGGATTGCCGATTACCTGAATTTAGGGGGTAATACGGAAGAAGAGAAGGTGGAGAAACTCGTGGATGCGATCGAAGAACTCAAGCGTCAGTTAGATATTCCGCTGACGATTAAGGAAGTTCTTTCAGACGATGATAAAGCCTTCTACGAAGGAGTGGAAGAGATGGCAGACCAAGCATTCGATGACCAATGCACTGGCGCGAATCCACGCTATCCACTGATTCGGGATTTGAAGGAATTGTACACCTTAGCTTACCGGGGTTGTCCAATCGGGGCAGGACTGTATCATCCCGAAGTTAATCCATCCAATGCTACTGTTGTCACGGCTACTGGTGGTGATGTTGAGGAATCGATAGCGGCAACAGTTTAG
- a CDS encoding Fur family transcriptional regulator, with product MKVQRTRSQDRILNLLKSLNRAVSAQDIYVELRNREQSMGLATVYRSLEVLKLGGAVQVRTLANGESLYSSVQRDQHHLTCLNCGASITLNECPVHQLESQLEDSHQFRIYYHTLEFFGLCDRCSTAHDSEKADSTPHL from the coding sequence ATGAAAGTCCAGCGTACCCGCTCTCAAGACCGAATTTTGAATTTGCTCAAAAGTTTAAACCGTGCCGTCTCTGCCCAGGATATTTATGTCGAGTTACGCAACCGCGAACAAAGTATGGGGTTGGCAACCGTCTACCGCTCTCTGGAAGTGTTGAAGCTCGGAGGTGCCGTACAGGTGCGAACCCTTGCCAATGGCGAATCCCTCTATAGTTCGGTGCAGCGCGACCAACACCACCTCACCTGCCTCAATTGTGGGGCATCCATTACGCTCAATGAATGTCCCGTTCATCAACTCGAATCACAGTTGGAAGATTCTCACCAATTCAGAATTTACTACCATACGTTGGAGTTTTTTGGACTATGCGATCGCTGTTCTACGGCTCATGATAGCGAAAAAGCTGATTCCACTCCTCATCTCTAA
- a CDS encoding anion transporter: protein MSFLQVARYFLLGVTYLGLGLGQLPGLRMNRATIALVGSAFLITLGVLNLQEAWEAIDPNTIVFLLSMMVVNANLSYSGFFQLALSSLLRLTSSPFGLLIVLTFGSGILSAFFLNDTLALVFTPLTLSLTEALKLNPIPFLLAIAGATNIGSVATLSGNPQNILIGSFSQIGYLKFAQSLTPVALAGLVVQIGLLWLLYPEVRSTTAESNPPQIRYRIFKPLFTKTLVVTTGLLCAFAVGVPLGEASLTAAALLLITRRVKPQKILRRVDWNLLVMFSGLFILTHATQKLNLLQPFTTLANTSLGFLGVTAVLSNLISNVPAVLLLHPLIERSDTSSWLLLSAGSTLAGNLTLFGSVANLIVAEATAQLGYELTFKQHLRFGLPITAITLAIAYFWIY from the coding sequence GTGAGTTTTCTGCAAGTCGCAAGGTACTTCCTATTAGGTGTGACTTACTTAGGATTGGGATTGGGGCAACTACCCGGTTTACGCATGAATCGAGCGACAATTGCCTTAGTGGGGTCAGCTTTTCTGATCACACTGGGAGTGCTGAATTTACAAGAGGCGTGGGAAGCGATCGATCCCAACACCATTGTGTTCTTACTCAGCATGATGGTGGTAAATGCTAACCTCTCCTATTCCGGCTTTTTTCAACTGGCACTGTCGTCTCTGCTTCGCCTCACCAGCAGTCCCTTTGGCTTGCTGATTGTCTTGACTTTTGGCAGTGGTATTCTTTCCGCGTTTTTTCTAAACGATACGTTGGCGCTGGTTTTTACCCCGTTAACCTTGAGTTTGACCGAAGCACTAAAGTTGAATCCGATTCCTTTTTTACTTGCGATCGCAGGTGCGACTAATATAGGGTCTGTTGCTACTCTCAGCGGCAATCCCCAGAATATTTTAATTGGCTCTTTTTCCCAAATTGGCTACCTCAAATTTGCTCAATCTCTCACCCCTGTTGCTCTAGCCGGGTTAGTCGTGCAAATTGGGTTATTGTGGCTATTGTATCCAGAGGTGCGCTCTACAACCGCTGAGTCTAATCCCCCTCAGATACGTTACCGCATCTTTAAACCGTTGTTTACCAAAACCTTGGTGGTAACCACAGGACTTTTATGCGCGTTTGCAGTCGGTGTTCCCCTGGGAGAAGCCTCGTTGACGGCGGCGGCGTTATTACTCATTACCCGTCGGGTGAAACCGCAAAAAATATTGCGGCGAGTGGACTGGAATCTCTTGGTGATGTTTTCCGGTTTATTTATCCTGACTCATGCTACTCAAAAGCTCAACTTGTTGCAGCCGTTTACCACTCTGGCTAACACCTCTTTGGGATTTTTAGGAGTGACAGCGGTGCTATCGAATTTAATCTCGAATGTGCCAGCCGTACTTTTGTTGCATCCATTAATTGAGAGAAGTGATACTTCATCTTGGTTGCTGTTGTCAGCGGGGTCAACCTTGGCAGGCAATCTGACGTTGTTTGGTTCAGTGGCTAACTTGATTGTGGCGGAAGCGACGGCACAATTAGGCTATGAATTAACCTTTAAACAGCATCTGCGATTTGGCTTACCGATCACAGCTATTACATTAGCGATCGCTTATTTTTGGATTTACTGA